In bacterium, a single genomic region encodes these proteins:
- the secA gene encoding preprotein translocase subunit SecA: MLKLFQSLLGDPSERIVKQLRESLVPQVNALEPEFEGLSDAALRGKMDELRERAQTEPLESLMPETFALVREASKRTLHQRHHDVQLIGGGVLFSGKIAEMKTGEGKTLVATLPLVLNALEGRGGHLVTPNDYLSRMGAGWMGPIYSLLGLRVGVITHEFAGLYDPTYEDPTRHGDERLNHFRPVPRREAYLADITYGTNNEFGFDYLRDNMVIRREDLAQRELHYAIVDEVDFILIDEARTPLIISGQVEESTDLYYQFAKLIPRLQAERDYRVDEKLRTATLTEEGVTTLEGLLRIDNLTDPQHIELMHHAQQSLRAHTLYHRDVEYVVKDGQVIIVDEFTGRLMFGRRYSDGLHQAIEAREGVKIEKESQTLATITFQNYFRMYHKLAGMTGTAKTEEAELTQIYNLPVVAIPTHRPMIRQDLPDLIYKHEKAKIQAVASELEEWYKKRRPVLVGTRSIEKSEALSALLRRRGVPHQVLNAKYHEKEAEIIAQAGRAGAITIATNMAGRGVDIILGGNPPNEEDADRVRSMGGLHIIGTERHEARRIDNQLRGRAGRQGDAGSSRFYVALDDELMRLFAGERIAGIMERLGIEDDVPIEHGMVTRQIEGAQKKVESYHFDMRKHVLEYDDVMNVQRKVIYAERRKILEGEAVRENVLNFIETLVGEMVDGFCSTEARPEEWDLDGLLAEARTIFPLPGDLSEALLRDMDASEVKERLRTAALGAYEAKVQSIGAETMRELERLVLLQTLDRKWIDHLYAMDALREGIGLRAYGQANPLIEYQKEGYALFEQLKHDVLEETVKFLYIVQVQPAAAMPVQPSRPAYRVMREDGDGDRARSQAGGAAVQVRAAKVGRNDPCPCGSGKKYKKCHGRNE; encoded by the coding sequence ATGTTAAAGCTGTTCCAATCGCTGCTCGGCGATCCGAGCGAGCGAATCGTCAAACAGCTGCGGGAGTCGTTGGTCCCGCAGGTGAACGCGCTGGAGCCTGAGTTCGAGGGACTCTCCGACGCGGCGCTGCGCGGCAAGATGGACGAATTGCGCGAGCGCGCCCAAACGGAGCCGCTCGAGTCGCTCATGCCCGAGACGTTCGCGCTCGTGCGCGAGGCCAGCAAGCGGACCCTCCACCAGCGGCATCATGACGTGCAGCTGATCGGCGGGGGCGTGCTCTTCAGTGGGAAGATCGCGGAGATGAAGACCGGCGAGGGGAAGACCCTCGTCGCAACGCTGCCGCTCGTGCTGAACGCCCTCGAGGGACGGGGGGGACACCTCGTCACCCCCAACGATTACCTGTCCCGGATGGGCGCCGGGTGGATGGGCCCCATCTACTCGCTGCTGGGGCTGCGCGTCGGGGTGATCACGCACGAGTTCGCCGGGCTCTACGATCCAACGTACGAAGATCCGACCCGGCACGGCGACGAGCGCCTCAACCACTTCCGCCCCGTGCCCCGTCGTGAGGCCTACCTCGCCGACATCACGTATGGGACCAACAACGAGTTCGGGTTCGATTATCTCCGGGACAACATGGTGATCCGCCGGGAGGATCTGGCCCAGCGGGAACTGCACTACGCGATCGTCGACGAGGTGGACTTCATCCTCATCGACGAGGCGCGTACGCCGCTCATCATTTCCGGTCAGGTCGAAGAGTCGACGGACCTTTATTACCAATTCGCCAAACTCATCCCGAGGCTCCAGGCGGAGCGTGACTACCGAGTGGACGAGAAGCTTCGGACGGCCACGCTGACCGAAGAGGGCGTGACCACCCTCGAGGGGCTCCTCAGGATCGACAACCTGACGGATCCTCAGCACATCGAGTTGATGCACCACGCTCAACAATCGCTAAGGGCGCATACCCTGTATCATCGCGATGTGGAGTACGTCGTCAAAGACGGCCAGGTGATCATCGTCGATGAATTCACGGGGCGACTCATGTTCGGGCGGCGGTACAGCGACGGGCTCCACCAGGCGATCGAGGCCAGAGAAGGCGTCAAGATCGAGAAAGAGAGCCAAACGCTGGCGACGATCACGTTCCAAAACTACTTCCGGATGTACCACAAGCTCGCCGGCATGACGGGGACCGCCAAGACCGAGGAGGCCGAGCTGACGCAGATCTACAACCTTCCGGTCGTGGCGATCCCGACGCACCGGCCGATGATCCGTCAGGACCTTCCCGACCTGATCTACAAGCACGAGAAGGCCAAGATCCAGGCGGTGGCGAGCGAACTTGAGGAGTGGTACAAAAAGCGTCGGCCGGTCCTGGTCGGGACCCGCTCGATCGAGAAGAGCGAGGCCCTCTCCGCGCTCCTCCGCCGTCGCGGCGTGCCCCATCAGGTGCTGAACGCGAAGTACCACGAGAAGGAGGCGGAGATCATCGCCCAGGCCGGCCGCGCCGGGGCGATCACGATTGCCACCAACATGGCCGGTCGCGGCGTCGATATCATCCTGGGCGGCAATCCCCCCAACGAAGAGGATGCCGACCGGGTCCGGAGCATGGGCGGGCTCCACATTATCGGGACCGAGCGGCACGAGGCCCGGCGAATCGACAACCAGCTCCGGGGCCGGGCCGGCCGGCAGGGGGATGCGGGCTCATCCCGATTCTACGTCGCGCTCGATGATGAGTTGATGCGGCTGTTCGCCGGCGAGCGGATCGCCGGGATCATGGAGCGGCTCGGCATCGAGGATGACGTGCCCATCGAGCACGGCATGGTGACCCGGCAGATCGAGGGGGCGCAAAAGAAGGTCGAATCCTACCATTTCGACATGCGCAAACACGTCCTCGAGTACGACGACGTGATGAACGTGCAGCGGAAGGTCATCTACGCCGAGCGGCGCAAGATCCTCGAGGGCGAGGCCGTTCGAGAGAACGTCCTGAACTTCATCGAGACGCTCGTGGGCGAGATGGTCGACGGGTTCTGTTCCACAGAGGCGCGCCCTGAGGAGTGGGATCTCGACGGGCTCCTCGCAGAGGCCCGCACGATCTTCCCCCTTCCGGGCGATCTGTCGGAAGCTTTACTCCGGGATATGGATGCCTCGGAGGTCAAAGAACGGCTCCGTACTGCGGCGCTGGGGGCGTACGAGGCGAAGGTCCAGTCCATCGGCGCGGAGACCATGCGCGAGCTCGAGCGGCTGGTCCTGCTGCAAACCCTGGATCGCAAATGGATCGACCACCTGTACGCGATGGACGCGTTGCGCGAGGGGATCGGCCTGCGCGCCTACGGACAGGCCAACCCGCTCATCGAGTATCAGAAAGAAGGGTACGCCCTCTTCGAGCAGCTCAAGCACGATGTGCTCGAAGAGACGGTCAAGTTCCTCTACATCGTGCAAGTGCAACCCGCTGCGGCCATGCCGGTCCAGCCGTCCCGCCCCGCCTATCGAGTCATGCGGGAGGATGGTGACGGCGACCGTGCCCGAAGCCAGGCCGGCGGTGCCGCGGTGCAGGTGCGGGCGGCGAAAGTCGGGCGAAACGATCCGTGTCCGTGCGGGAGCGGAAAGAAGTACAAGAAGTGCCATGGGCGTAACGAGTAG
- a CDS encoding polysaccharide deacetylase family protein, giving the protein MRAWRLLIGVIVLGALVGVGPAAAQGPGGSHGIPVLMYHRVDPQLSAHDPITVGLTVMEPTFEAQLAVLRAAGYQSMPLGAIRESLDQHTPLPARRVILTFDDGYEDNYSVVFPQLRRFGFTATFFVVTSSVGTRDHLTVPQIREMAASGMEIESHGVHHIDFSLLPPDAARRELVQSRKTIEGWTGRPVTFFAYPAGRYSTALEHLLDTLGYRGALTTRPGFVTLESRPFTLERVRVLHDDTAASLARKLGLSPR; this is encoded by the coding sequence GTGCGCGCGTGGCGACTCCTCATCGGGGTGATCGTGTTGGGGGCGCTGGTCGGGGTCGGTCCCGCCGCCGCCCAGGGCCCCGGGGGCTCGCATGGGATCCCGGTGCTGATGTACCATCGGGTGGACCCGCAGCTGTCTGCCCACGATCCCATTACCGTCGGTCTCACGGTCATGGAGCCGACGTTCGAAGCGCAACTGGCGGTGCTCCGGGCGGCGGGGTACCAATCCATGCCCCTTGGCGCCATCCGGGAGTCCCTCGATCAACACACCCCGCTGCCGGCGCGACGCGTCATCCTGACCTTCGACGACGGGTATGAGGACAACTACAGCGTCGTGTTCCCGCAGTTGCGCCGGTTCGGGTTCACGGCCACTTTCTTCGTGGTAACGTCGTCGGTGGGCACACGGGACCACCTCACCGTCCCCCAGATTCGGGAGATGGCCGCATCTGGGATGGAGATCGAGTCCCACGGGGTTCATCACATCGATTTCTCTCTGCTCCCGCCGGACGCCGCCCGCCGCGAGCTGGTCCAGAGCCGGAAGACGATCGAAGGATGGACAGGACGGCCCGTCACCTTCTTCGCCTACCCGGCGGGTCGATACAGCACCGCGCTCGAGCACCTCCTCGATACGCTGGGGTATCGTGGCGCGCTCACGACACGGCCGGGATTTGTCACGTTGGAGAGCCGGCCGTTTACGCTCGAGCGGGTCCGGGTCCTCCACGACGACACCGCCGCGTCGCTCGCCCGCAAGCTCGGTCTCTCGCCCCGGTGA
- the raiA gene encoding ribosome-associated translation inhibitor RaiA, producing the protein MNIIVAGRNIDVSEALRARVTEKVGRLVKHFEHVQKAQAWLRVEPHAGRNQIVEITVWGDGLVLRGEEASQDMYASIDLVIDKLDKQISKFKSRVITRRRTLAGRRKQQEVAAAEAALRAPPPDTEDGPVQISRRKRFEMKPMTPEEAAIQMELLGHTFFMFRNSETLEVNVVYRRAQGSYGLIEPEA; encoded by the coding sequence AACATCGACGTGAGCGAGGCCCTGCGCGCGCGCGTGACCGAAAAAGTGGGGCGGCTCGTGAAGCACTTCGAACACGTGCAGAAGGCGCAGGCGTGGCTGCGAGTGGAGCCGCATGCCGGGCGGAATCAGATCGTCGAGATCACGGTATGGGGAGATGGCCTGGTGTTGCGAGGCGAGGAGGCCAGCCAGGACATGTATGCCTCGATTGACCTCGTCATCGACAAACTCGACAAGCAGATCAGCAAGTTCAAGAGTCGGGTGATCACGCGCCGGCGGACGCTGGCGGGTCGGCGGAAGCAACAGGAAGTCGCCGCGGCCGAGGCGGCCCTGCGGGCGCCTCCCCCGGACACGGAGGACGGGCCGGTCCAGATCTCCCGCCGGAAGCGCTTCGAGATGAAGCCGATGACGCCCGAGGAGGCCGCGATCCAGATGGAACTCCTCGGCCACACGTTTTTCATGTTTCGGAACTCCGAGACCCTCGAGGTCAATGTCGTCTACCGCCGCGCGCAGGGCAGTTATGGGTTGATCGAGCCTGAGGCGTAA